The following proteins come from a genomic window of Sorghum bicolor cultivar BTx623 chromosome 3, Sorghum_bicolor_NCBIv3, whole genome shotgun sequence:
- the LOC8060338 gene encoding phospholipase D zeta 1 yields MTGEEEEEQEHGGHGYVRMPPEPPEPEGLGAASSASFRLPESARVFDELPRARIVGVSRPDAGDITPMLLSYTIEVHYKQFRWLLYKKASQVLYLHFALKRRAFLEEFHEKQEQVKEWLQNLGIGEHMPAVVHDDDEADDVHVPSQHDEHSAKNRNVPSSAVLPVIRPALGRQQSISDRAKAAMQEYLNHFLGNLDIVNSREVCKFLEVSLLSFLPEYGPKLKEDYVTARHLPKIEIEMDSKERYCSSCCFSFCSSSWQKVWAVLKPGFLALLQDPFDPKLLDIIIFDVSPYTDRDEGQTTLAKEIKERNPLHFGFEVSSGGRTIKLRTRSSAKVKDWVTAINAARRPPEGWCHPHRFGSFAPPRGLTEDGSVVQWFIDGHAAFDAIASSIEEAKSEIFITDWWLCPELYLRRPFHFHGSSRLDSLLESRAKQGVQIYILLYKEVSLALKINSMYSKRRLLNIHENVKVLRYPDHFSTGIYLWSHHEKIVVVDNQVCYVGGLDLCFGRYDSPEHKVADFPPSTWPGKDYYNPRESEPNSWEDTMKDELDRTKYPRMPWHDVQCALYGPACRDVARHFVQRWNYAKRNKAPNEQAIPLLMPHHHMVIPHYMATSKETNGETENKQDPDKDIKFNRLNSLTTPASCQDIPLLLPHEPDHHVFASGDFGMNGMNITNGLSDHANKTNWNQQALSNRKAKQDFSLQDLQMKGFVDNVGSPEVSVSKHYGTSNPNMQHIDKEWWETQDRGDQVASALDVGEVGPRAACRCQVVRSVGPWSAGTTEIEGSIHNAYFSLIEKAEHFVYIENQFFISGLSGDDTIKNRVLEALYRRILRAEKEKKRFRVIIVIPLLPGFQGGIDDGGAASVRAIMHWQYRTICRGPNSILKNLYDVVGSKAHDYISFYGLRAHGRLGDGGPLVTNQIYVHSKLMIIDDRMALIGSANINDRSLLGSRDSEIGIVIEDKEVVSSIMDGRPWEAGKFSLSLRLSLWAEHLGLLPGEVSCIMDPVDDSVYKSIWMATAKENTMIYQQVFSCVPNDHIHSRYQFRQSFAHRKEKIGHTTIDLGVALENPETQQDGDLACVNPVERLQAVRGHIVCFPLEFMCQEDLRPFFSESEYYTSPQVFH; encoded by the exons TTTAGGTGGCTTCTATATAAGAAGGCTTCACAAGTTCTATATCTACATTTTGCATTGAAGAGACGTGCATTTCTTGAAGAATTTCATGAGAAACAGGAACAG GTCAAAGAATGGCTTCAAAATTTGGGGATCGGGGAGCATATGCCAGCAGTTGTACATGATGATGATGAAGCCGATGATGTGCATGTTCCTTCACAGCATGATGAACACTCTGCCAAAAACAG AAATGTTCCTTCAAGTGCTGTTTTACCTGTTATTCGGCCTGCCCTTGGTCGTCAGCAATCAATTTCTGATCGTGCAAAGGCTGCCATGCAAGAATACTTGAACCATTTCTTGGGAAACTTGGATATTGTCAACTCAAGGGAG GTTTGCAAATTTTTGGAAGTTTCACTGTTATCATTTCTGCCAGAGTATGGGCCCAAGCTAAAGGAAGATTATGTTACAGCAAGGCACTTACCAAAAATTGAAATTGAGATGGACAGTAAAGAGAGATACTGTTCATCATGCTGTTTTAGCTTTTGCAGTAGTAGCTGGCAAAAG GTTTGGGCTGTACTGAAGCCAGGATTCTTGGCTTTACTCCAAGATCCATTTGATCCTAAGCTTTTGGACATAATTATTTTTGATGTGTCACCTTACACTGATAGAGATGAAGGCCAAACCACTCTAGCAAAGGAGATAAAGGAACGTAATCCATTGCATTTTGGATTTGAG GTATCTTCTGGGGGGCGGACAATAAAACTGAGAACAAGAAGTTCAGCTAAGGTAAAAGATTGGGTTACTGCAATAAATGCTGCTCGACGACCACCAGAGGGCTGGTGTCACCCTCACCGCTTTGGTTCATTTGCACCACCTCGGGGCTTGACTGAAGATGGTAGTGTGGTACAATGGTTCATAGATGGTCATGCTGCATTTGATGCTATTGCTTCTTCCATTGAGGAAGCCAAATCAGAG ATATTTATAACTGACTGGTGGCTGTGCCCAGAATTGTATCTTCGACGCCCCTTTCACTTTCATGGATCCTCTAGGCTTGATAGTCTTCTGGAATCAAGGGCGAAACAAGGTGTACAG ATTTACATTCTTTTGTACAAGGAAGTTTCTCTTGCGTTGAAAATCAACAGCATGTACAGTAAACGGAGGCTACTTAACATTCATGAGAATGTTAAAGTTCTGCGCTACCCAGATCATTTCTCGACTGGCATATATCTATG GTCTCACCATGAAAAAATTGTCGTTGTTGATAATCAAGTATGCTATGTTGGAGGTCTTGATTTGTGCTTTGGTCGTTATGACTCCCCTGAGCATAAAGTTGCAGATTTTCCTCCATCAACATGGCCTGGAAAGGATTACTATAATCCTAG GGAATCTGAGCCAAATTCTTGGGAGGACACAATGAAAGATGAGCTTGATCGCACTAAATATCCTCGCATGCCTTGGCATGATGTTCAGTGTGCACTTTATGGTCCAGCATGTAGAGATGTAGCAAGGCATTTTGTTCAGAGATGGAACTATGCAAAG AGGAATAAAGCACCGAATGAGCAAGCAATTCCATTATTAATGCCTCATCATCACATGGTAATTCCTCATTACATGGCtacaagcaaggaaacaaatggGGAAACGGAGAATAAACAGGACCCTGATAAGGATATTAAGTTCAATAGGTTAAACTCCTTGACAACACCAGCATCATGTCAGGACATTCCGTTGCTTTTGCCACATGAACCTGATCACCATGTATTTGCAAGTGGAGATTTTGGAATGAATGGCATGAATATCACCAATGGTCTTTCAGATCATGCAAATAAAACCAATTGGAACCAGCAGGCACTGTCGAACCGAAAGGCCAAACAAGATTTTTCTTTACAAGATTTACAGATGAAAGGATTTGTGGACAATGTCGGTTCCCCTGAGGTTTCAGTGTCTAAACACTATGGAACCTCAAATCCAAATATGCAACACATAGATAAGGAGTGGTGGGAGACACAAGATCGAGGTGATCAAGTTGCCTCTGCGCTTGACGTTGGAGAAGTTGGTCCCCGAGCAGCATGTCGTTGCCAG GTTGTTAGAAGTGTTGGCCCATGGTCAGCAGGAACAACTGAAATTGAAGGAAGCATCCACAATGCCTATTTTTCTCTCATTGAAAAGGCAGAACATTTTGTTTACATTGAG AATCAGTTTTTCATATCAGGTCTTTCAGGAGATGACACAATTAAGAATCGTGTATTAGAAGCACTATATAGGCGTATACTTAGAgcagaaaaagagaaaaagcgCTTCCGGGTTATTATTGTCATACCACTTTTACCTGGTTTTCAG GGTGGCATtgatgatggtggagctgcgtCTGTGAGGGCAATTATGCATTGGCAATACCGAACTATTTGTAGAGGACCTAATTCAATTCTTAAAAATCTGTATGATGTGGTTGGCTCGAAGGCGCATGATTACATCTCATTTTATGGGCTTAGAGCACATGGCAGATTAGGTGATGGGGGTCCTTTGGTCACTAATCAg ATATATGTGCACAGTAAATTGATGATTATTGATGACCGCATGGCATTAATTGGCTCAGCTAACATAAATGATAGAAGCTTGCTTGGATCTAGGGATTCTGAG ATTGGTATAGTTATTGAAGATAAAGAGGTTGTCAGTTCTATAATGGATGGAAGACCTTGGGAAGCTGGAAAGTTCTCCCTCAGCCTACGACTTTCTCTATGGGCAGAACACCTTGGTCTTCTTCCAGGAGAG GTTAGTTGCATTATGGATCCTGTGGATGATTCAGTGTACAAAAGCATTTGGATGGCCACTGCTAAG GAGAATACCATGATCTACCAACAAGTATTTTCATGTGTTCCCAACGATCACATCCATTCTAG GTACCAATTTCGCCAAAGTTTTGCTCATCGGAAGGAGAAAATTGGCCACACAACCATCGACTTGGGTGTTGCCCTAGAGAACCCGGAAACTCAACAGGATGGAGATCTGGCATGTGTCAATCCAGTGGAGCGGTTGCAGGCCGTCAGGGGTCATATTGTTTGCTTCCCTTTGGAATTCATGTGCCAAGAGGACTTGAGACCTTTCTTCAGTGAAAGCGAGTATTATACATCTCCACAAGTTTTTCATTAG